Genomic DNA from Ilyobacter polytropus DSM 2926:
AAAAATTCATTTTCCAGAATAGGTCTTCCCATTATATAGGTGAGTTCATCTATAACCTCGAATCCAGGACTTGTCCCGAATAAGCCACCTCTTAAATTTTTATTGTTAGTATTTTTATAATCGACTCGTTGGAACATCCTAGGTGAGATTGCCTCTAAGTTGTCGTTGTCTTTTAGCAATGCTACGTCACCGCTGTTCAGAGCATAGGAGCTTCTGTAATTTTCGTGGTCTGTATCCACAGATATTTCGTATACCCCAAATCCACTTTTGGCAAGGGAACCGGTTATTTTTTTCTGACCTCCCTGTCCGATGGCAGACATTGCTATGACTGAGGATATACCTATTATAATACCAAGCATAGTCAGTAGAGATCGCAGCTTGTTGCCACTTAGACATTGAATTGCGCTTTTAAAAATCTCTATAAAATTCATAGTCAGTTACCTCGTCTTTTATTATTTTTCCGTCTCGGAAACGGATAATTCTCTTACAGTGAGTTGCTACATTGTCTTCATGGGTGACCATGACAATTGTAACACCTTTATTATTTAAGCCTTTAAAAATCTCCAGAACCTCCTCTTCAGATTTAGAATCAAGGTTACCTGTAGGTTCATCAGCTAAAATTATGCTGGGATTGGTTACAAGGGCTCTTGCCAGAGCAGCTCTTTGCCTCTGCCCTCCGGAAAGTTCATTTGGTTTGTGGTCAACCCTGTCGCCCAGACCGACACCTTCCAGGGCTTTAACTGCCCTTTTTTTTCTTTCATGGGCGTGAACTCCAGAATAGACAAGGGGCAGAGCCACATTTTCCCAAGCTTTTAATTTTGGCAGCAGATTAAAGGACTGAAATACAAAACCAATTTTATTATTTCTTATTCCAGCAAGCTGATTTTCATCTAGATCCTCTATACTTACCCCTGAGAGTTTATATTCTCCTTCTGTTGTGTGATCAAGACATCCTAGTATATTCATCATAGTAGATTTACCGCTTCCGCTAGGTCCCATTATGGCCACAAATTCCCCTTCTTTCACTACAAAGGAGACATTATCTAAGGCCTTTAGTGATATATCACCAGTAACATATGTTTTATTCAGATTATTTATTTCAATAACATTTTTTTTAGAAGAATAATTCATATTATCCACCTAGTCCTTTTTCTTTCTAGTAGGTCTATTTTCAGCGGTTTCTATTTTTACCGCTGTACCTTCGGTTAGTATCTGATCTGGATCTTTTAAAATCTTCATATTGTTCTCTAGCCCTTCTACCAATAGTACACTACTGTTGTTCATCTGAATTTCTATATATTTTTTTGTTATTGTAGAATCAGGGTTTAGTTGGAAGACATAGTATTTTTCGCCATCCTGAAGTATTGAAGTTCTTGGAACTGCTATGCTGTCTTTGTTTACAGAGGTGATAATTTCCACATCCACATTGAAGCCTGGTCTTAATTGTTCTGGTACATTTTCCATTGTTATTTCTACTTCTACATAAGCTTCAGTTTCAGCAGAAGATGAGTTATCAGAGCTTGTGGCTGTAGAAAGTGTGGATATTTTGCTTACGGTACCTTGAAAAGTCTTTTTGTATGACTCAGGAGATATTCTGACCTTTTGTCCAAGCTCTACTCCGTTTATGCTGTACTCAGGAACATCTGCCACTACTATAATGTCAGATAAATCTGCTATTTCAAAAAGTTCTACTTCTGTATTTACCCTGTAATTTTCTTCTGCAACCATAGATATAATTGTCCCGTTAAAGGGACTTTTTATCTCATCAAGCATTTTAGAAAGTTCCTCTTTATACTCTTCTATTTCTAAGAGTGAGGTTTCTATGTCAAATTCTAAATCCTCTACCTCTGTTTTGGAAGATCCTCCTATATCAAGGA
This window encodes:
- a CDS encoding ABC transporter ATP-binding protein, whose translation is MNYSSKKNVIEINNLNKTYVTGDISLKALDNVSFVVKEGEFVAIMGPSGSGKSTMMNILGCLDHTTEGEYKLSGVSIEDLDENQLAGIRNNKIGFVFQSFNLLPKLKAWENVALPLVYSGVHAHERKKRAVKALEGVGLGDRVDHKPNELSGGQRQRAALARALVTNPSIILADEPTGNLDSKSEEEVLEIFKGLNNKGVTIVMVTHEDNVATHCKRIIRFRDGKIIKDEVTDYEFYRDF
- a CDS encoding efflux RND transporter periplasmic adaptor subunit, which produces MKSKKMILIIVIIFLAVLAFFLYKKNLHSEDINRSYSAYKVEKSDFEKIVEADGVMEARDTKLVYADESLKVDKLYYDEGDYVEKGDVIMTFDPEDKNTVKRELKKEEINLKKLKRDLKNAKELLDIGGSSKTEVEDLEFDIETSLLEIEEYKEELSKMLDEIKSPFNGTIISMVAEENYRVNTEVELFEIADLSDIIVVADVPEYSINGVELGQKVRISPESYKKTFQGTVSKISTLSTATSSDNSSSAETEAYVEVEITMENVPEQLRPGFNVDVEIITSVNKDSIAVPRTSILQDGEKYYVFQLNPDSTITKKYIEIQMNNSSVLLVEGLENNMKILKDPDQILTEGTAVKIETAENRPTRKKKD